A DNA window from Corvus cornix cornix isolate S_Up_H32 chromosome 13, ASM73873v5, whole genome shotgun sequence contains the following coding sequences:
- the LOC104689584 gene encoding neuropeptide Y receptor type 2-like yields the protein MESLRPGTGPLEGANSTFTMEKTALDEKLPHGWHAKDFVTPTQGLSGSRSVMMDSTKILGVQVILIAAYSLIILLGFIGNSLVIYIIVKYKTMRTVTNFFIANLALADLMVDTLCLPFTLVYTLLDEWKFGAVLCHLVPYAQALSVHVSTLTLTVIALDRYRCIVFHLDSRISKRLSFTIIAVMWVAAAVLAGPLAIFREYRYEEIPSINLKMAVCSEKWPSGNNRDATIYSLSMLLLQYVLPLAIICYAYTRIWFKLKNHVSPTSRNENQCRRRKTTKMLVMVVVVFAVCWLPFHIFQLAIDLDLVLIFHDYKLLYTVFHVGAMCSTFANPLLYGWMNKNYRNGFLMFFRCQNKPESIHTEGSVRGRSYVFRANTLNGSIKQTPGNGSLPTEV from the coding sequence atGGAAAGTCTCAGGCCAGGCACGGGACCATTGGAGGGAGCCAACAGCACATTCACCATGGAGAAGACAGCATTAGATGAGAAGCTGCCACATGGCTGGCATGCCAAGGACTTTGTCACTCCTACCCAGGGTCTCTCTGGGTCCCGCAGTGTTATGATGGACAGCACCAAGATCCTGGGGGTCCAGGTCATCTTGATTGCTGCCTACTCCCTCATCATTCTGCTGGGCTTCATTGGAAACTCCCTGGTCATCTACATCATAGTGAAGTACAAGACCATGAGGACTGTCACGAATTTCTTCATAGCTAATCTGGCCCTGGCAGACCTGATGGTGGACACACTCTGTCTGCCTTTCACCCTTGTGTACACCCTGCTGGACGAGTGGAAGTTTGGAGCTGTCCTTTGTCACCTGGTTCCTTATGCTCAAGCTCTGAGTGTTCATGTGTCCACTCTCACCCTGACTGTGATTGCCCTGGATCGGTACCGCTGTATCGTTTTCCACCTGGACAGCAGGATTTCCAAGAGGCTCAGCTTCACCATCATAGCTGTCATgtgggtggcagcagctgtCCTAGCAGGGCCTCTGGCCATCTTCAGGGAGTACCGATATGAGGAAATCCCATCCATTAACCTCAAAATGGCTGTTTGCTCAGAAAAATGGCCCTCTGGTAACAACAGAGATGCCACCATCTACAGTCTGTCCATGCTCCTCCTGCAGTATGTTCTTCCACTTGCAATTATTTGTTATGCCTACACCAGGATCTGGTTCAAGCTGAAAAACCATGTCAGTCCCACTTCCAGGAATGAAAACCAGTGCCGAAGGAGGAAGACAACCAAAATGCTAGTGATGGTAGTTGTGGTATTTGCAGTCTGTTGGCTCCCCTTCCACATATTTCAGCTTGCCATCGATCTTGATCTGGTTCTTATCTTCCATGACTACAAACTCCTGTACACTGTCTTCCATGTTGGGGCCATGTGCTCTACATTTGCCAACCCCCTGCTCTATGGATGGATGAACAAGAACTACCGGAATGGCTTCCTTATGTTTTTCCGCTGCCAGAACAAGCCAGAAAGCATCCACACTGAAGGCTCGGTTAGAGGGAGGTCATATGTCTTCAGGGCCAACACCCTAAATGGGAGCATCAAACAGACTCCTGGCAATGGATCACTGCCCACAGAAGTTtag
- the LOC104689585 gene encoding zinc-binding protein A33-like, whose product MAGRSQDRSLREELTCAICCELFSEPVMLDCMHHFCKGCIQEYWESCAHVPSCPQCRRKFPSRAFRTHYLLSGLVEKVRRCGSEEHQHRMQKHLEDALQARQKEMENLLQRKRVTQEDICSLTKVSGELNFKIRAEFARLHQILEEAERAVLAELGDKEEQSLARLHRHVGQLEEGIAVLQRDIEHVKQTLSKMEDVSLLEVESLDIRPSVRVETQPALDLQHYRDSHSGPLQYIFWRQMLRSICPAPAPLTFDPESAHPNLVFSRDLTAVTERNRAQPVPISPRRFRQCVNVLGSQAFDSGQHYWEVWVGSKTKWDLGVAADTVDRAAKVKLCPENGYWTLRLRNRMEYWATATPWVRLTPRQPPRKVGVFLDCQEGTVTFFDAGDMSHLFTFHQVSAKRYCPFFSTCFSDGRDNMEPMRLCHLAL is encoded by the exons ATGGCCGGCAGGAGCCAGGACCGGAGCCTGCGGGAGGAGCTGACCTGTGCCATCTGCTGCGAGCTCTTCAGCGAGCCCGTCATGCTGGACTGCATGCACCACTTCTGCAAGGGCTGCATCCAGGAATACTGGGAGAGCTGCGCCCACGTCCCTTCCTGCCCGCAGTGCCGCCGCAAGTTCCCCAGCCGCGCCTTCCGCACGCACTACCTTCTCTCGGGGCTGGTGGAGAAGGTGCGGCGCTGCGGCTCCGAGGAGCACCAGCACAGGATGCAG AAGCACCTGGAAGATGCTTTGCAAGCTCGTCAGAAGGAGATGGAGAACTTGCTGCAGAGGAAGCGTGTGACACAGGAGGACATCTGCAGCCTGACG aAAGTGTCTGGGGAGCTGAACTTCAAGATTCGGGCTGAGTTTGCTCGCCTTCATCAGATCCTGGAGGAAGCggagagagctgtgctggcagagctgggtgacAAGGAGGAGCAGTCACTGGCACGGCTGCACAGGCACGTTGGCCAGCTGGAGGAGGGGatagcagtgctgcagagggacaTCGAGCACGTCAAGCAGACCCTGAGCAAGATGGAAGATGTGTCACTGCTGGAG GTGGAGAGCCTGGATATCAG GCCCTCGGTGCGTGTTGAGACCCAGCCTGCCCTGGACCTGCAGCACtacagggacagccacagcgGCCCCTTGCAGTACATCTTCTGGAGGCAGATGCTGCGCTCCATCTGCCCCG CTCCCGCCCCACTCACCTTTGACCCTGAGTCAGCCCACCCCAACCTGGTCTTCTCCAGAGACctgacagcagtgacagagagGAATCgagcccagcctgtccccatcAGCCCTCGGCGCTTCCGTCAGTGCGTCAATGTCCTGGGCTCGCAGGCCTTTGACAGCGGCCAGCACTACTGGGAGGTCTGGGTGGGCAGCAAAACCAAGTGGGACCTGGGGGTGGCTGCTGACACTGTGGACCGGGCAGCCAAGGTCAAGCTGTGCCCAGAGAATGGCTACTGGACACTTCGCCTGCGGAACAGGATGGAGTACTGGGCCACTGCCACCCCCTGGGTGCGCCTGACTCCCCGCCAGCCCCCACGGAAAGTGGGTGTCTTTCTGGACTGCCAGGAGGGCACTGTCACCTTCTTTGATGCTGGGGACATGTCCCACCTCTTCACCTTCCACCAGGTCTCTGCAAAGAGATACTGCCCCTTCTTCAGCACCTGCTTCAGCGACGGGAGGGACAACATGGAGCCCATGCGGCTCTGCCACCTGGCCCTGTGA